The Pan troglodytes isolate AG18354 chromosome 1, NHGRI_mPanTro3-v2.0_pri, whole genome shotgun sequence genome includes a region encoding these proteins:
- the C1H1orf56 gene encoding protein MENT: MVPAAGALLWVLLLNLGPRAAGAQGLTQTPTEMQRVSLRFGGPMTRSYRSTARTGLPRKTRIILEDENDAMADADRLAGPAAAELLAATVSTGFSRSSAINEEDGSSEEGVVINAGKDSTSRELPSATPNTAGSSSTRFIANSQEPEIRLTSSLPRSPGRSTEDLPGSEATLSQWSTPGSTPSRWPSPSPTAMPSPEDLRLVLMPWGPWHCHCKSGTMSRSRSGKLHGLSGRLRVGALSQLRTEHKPCTYQQCPCNRLREECPLDTSLCTDTNCASQSTTSTRTTTTPFPTIHLRSSPTLPPASPCPALAFWKRVRIGLEDIWNSLSSVFTEMQPIDRNQR, translated from the exons ATGGTCCCCGCCGCCGGCGCGCTGCTGTGGGTCCTGCTGCTGAATCTGGGTCCCCGGGCGGCGGGGGCCCAAGGCCTGACCCAGACTCCGACCGAAATGCAGCGGGTCAGTTTACGCTTTGGGGGCCCCATGACCCGCAGCTACCGGAGCACCGCCCGGACTGGTCTTCCCCGGAAGACAAGGATAATCCTAGAGGACGAGAATGATGCCATGGCCGACGCCGACCGCCTGGCTGGACCAGCGGCTGCCGAGCTCTTGGCCGCCACGGTGTCCACCGGCTTTAGCCGGTCGTCCGCCATTAACGAGGAGGATGGGTCTTCAGAAGAGGGGGTTGTGATTAATGCCGGAAAGGATAGCACCAGCAGAGAGCTTCCCAGTGCGACTCCCAATACAGCGGGGAGTTCCAGCACGAGGTTTATAGCCAATAGTCAGGAGCCTGAAATCAGGCTGACTTCAAGCCTGCCGCGCTCCCCCGGGAGGTCTACTGAGGACCTGCCAGGCTCGGAGGCCACCCTGAGCCAGTGGTCCACACCTGGGTCTACCCCGAGCCGGTGGCCGTCACCCTCACCCACAGCCATGCCATCTCCTGAGGATCTGCGGCTGGTGCTGATGCCCTGGGGCCCGTGGCACTGCCACTGCAAGTCGGGCACCATGAGCCGGAGCCGGTCTGGGAAGCTGCACGGCCTTTCCGGGCGCCTTCGAGTTGGGGCGCTGAGCCAGCTCCGCACGGAGCACAAGCCTTGCACCTATCAACAATGTCCCTGCAACCGACTTCGGGAAGAGTGCCCCCTGGACACAAGTCTCTGTACTGACACCAACTGTGCCTCTCAGAGCACCACCAGTACCAGGACCACCACTACCCCCTTCCCCACCATCCACCTCAGAAGCAGTCCCACCCTGCCACCCgccagcccctgcccagccctggctTTTTGGAAACGGGTCAGGATTGGCCTGGAGGATATTTGGAATAGCCTCTCTTCAGTGTTCACAGAGATGCAACCA ATAGACAGAAACCAGAGGTAA
- the CDC42SE1 gene encoding CDC42 small effector protein 1: MSEFWHKLGCCVVEKPQPKKKRRRIDRTMIGEPMNFVHLTHIGSGEMGAGDGLAMTGAVQEQMRSKGNRDRPWSNSRGL, encoded by the exons ATGAGTGAATTTTGGCACAAACTGGGCTGCTGTGTGGTAGAGAAACCCCAGCCG aagaagaagagaagacgGATTGACCGGACCATGATTGGGGAACCAATGAATTTTGTCCACCTGACTCACATTGGCTCAGGGGAGATGGGGGCCGGAGATGGACTTGCCATG ACAGGTGCAGTTCAGGAGCAGATGAGATCCAAGGGAAACCGAGATAGGCCATGGAGCAATTCTAGGGGCTTATAG
- the BNIPL gene encoding bcl-2/adenovirus E1B 19 kDa-interacting protein 2-like protein — MRKRLSAPELRLSLTKGPGNDGASPTQSAPSSPDGSSDLEIDELETPSDSEQLDSGHEFEWEDELPRAEGLGTSETAERLGRGCMWDVTGEDGHHWRVFRMGPREQRVDMTVIEPYKKVLSHGGYHGDGLNAVILFASCYLPRSSIPNYTYVMEHLFRYMVGTLELLVAENYLLVHLSGGTSRAQVPPLSWIRQCYRTLDRRLRKNLRALVVVHATWYVKAFLALLRPFISSKFTRKIRFLDSLGELAQLISLDQVHIPEAVRQLDRDLHGSGGT; from the exons ATGCGCAAGCGTCTTTCTGCCCCAGAGTTGCGGCTGAGTCTGACTAAGGGGCCTGGAAATGATGGAGCTTCACCCACCCAGTCTGCACCTTCCTCTCCTGATGGCAGTTCTGACCTGGAGATAGACGAATTGGAGACACCTTCAGACTCGGAGCAGCTGGACAGTGGACATGAATTTGAATGGGAAG ATGAACTACCCCGGGCAGAGGGTCTGGGCACCAGTGAGACAGCTGAAAGGCTGGGCCGAGGTTGTATGTGGGATGTGACTGGAGAAGATGGACATCACTGGAGGGTGTTCCGAATGGGACCACGGGAGCAGCGCGTAGACATGACTGTCATTGAGCCCTATAAGAAAGTCCTGTCTCATGGAG GTTACCATGGTGATGGCCTCAATGCTGTCATCCTTTTTGCTTCCTGTTATCTACCCAGAAGCAGCATCCCCAACTACACCTATGTCATGGAACACTTGTTTAG GTATATGGTGGGAACTCTGGAGCTGCTAGTAGCTGAAAATTACCTGCTTGTTCATTTGAGTGGAGGCACAAGCAGGGCCCAAGTTCCACCTCTAAGCTGGATACGTCAGTGTTACCGTACCCTGGATCGGCG GCTACGGAAAAACCTGCGAGCCCTGGTGGTTGTCCATGCTACATGGTATGTGAAAGCATTTCTGGCACTGCTTCGGCCCTTCATCAG tTCCAAATTCACACGAAAAATCCGTTTTCTGGACAGCCTGGGGGAGCTGGCCCAACTCATATCCCTGGATCAAGTCCACATCCCTGAAGCTGTCAGACA gCTGGACCGGGATCTCCATGGCTCAGGAGGGACCTAG